One part of the Rutidosis leptorrhynchoides isolate AG116_Rl617_1_P2 chromosome 1, CSIRO_AGI_Rlap_v1, whole genome shotgun sequence genome encodes these proteins:
- the LOC139887808 gene encoding uncharacterized protein, with amino-acid sequence MGRGLGGLESLLLMIANVQLGEEKDTWEWALDGEKPFTVKKLSGLCDDLILASGNNPISTLRNNLVPKKIEIFVWRLMKKRLQMRIELVKRGIDLHCVFQWWGLGAFSNLSFNEILRGNSGVSMSTFGKKIWHAIEWISAYYIWKNRNNKNFRGTSWSAPVSLNEISVKSFEWISLRSRGKKVRLAYLVEQPALLPFELV; translated from the exons ATGGGTCGAGGTTTAGGTGGGCTTGAATCATTGCTACTGATGATTGCGAACGTCCAGCTAGGCGAGGAGAAAGATACATGGGAATGGGCTTTGGATGGTGAAAAACCGTTCACAGTCAAAAAACTATCGGGCTTATGTGATGACTTAATTCTTGCTTCGGGTAATAATCCAATAAGTACCTTGCGTAACAACTTGGTACCTAAAAAGATTGAAATTTTCGTGTGGCGATTGATGAAAAAAAGACTACAGATGCGGATTGAGTTGGTCAAAAGGGGTATCGATCTTCATTGT GTTTTTCAATGGTGGGGTTTGGGTGCATTTTCGAATCTTAGTTTTAACGAGATCCTTAGAGGCAATTCCGGGGTCTCGATGTCTACATTCGGGAAGAAAATTTGGCATGCTATCGAGTGGATAAGTGCTTACTACATTTGGAAGAATCGTAATAATAAAAATTTTCGTGGAACTTCGTGGAGTGCTCCGGTTTCTCTTAACGAAATCTCAGTCAAGTCCTTTGAATGGATTTCACTTAGATCAAGAGGAAAAAAAGTTCGATTGGCTTACTTGGTTGAGCAACCCGCACTCTTACCTTTCGAGTTAGTTTAG